A part of Paenibacillus sp. sptzw28 genomic DNA contains:
- a CDS encoding Hsp33 family molecular chaperone HslO, with protein sequence MYEENYLVKALAYRSQARLLFAENTELVRTACNLRPRPMYPVLRVALSRTVSAASLLTGILKDNQRVSLKIKTSHPDYKIFADADSWGNVRGYISDELLNAPQEYLRHISLEKMIGPRGSLQITKDIGMGGTFTGITDMPYGNIVDDLSYYFQQSEQTPTFFSLSIEMDHSGSIVRSRGVMAQLLPGGPIELIDRIKHDLLFSNFEDMQAVGKEPVRLFCGCSKDMLTPMLRALDKRELTDAYAEGRSIEIVCHVCGKSYQFQPDEIAGISGIQ encoded by the coding sequence ATGTACGAAGAAAATTATTTGGTCAAAGCCCTGGCTTATCGTAGTCAGGCCCGGCTTTTATTTGCTGAAAATACGGAACTCGTCAGGACGGCATGCAATCTGCGTCCTCGTCCAATGTACCCGGTGCTGAGAGTCGCATTGAGCAGGACCGTCTCTGCTGCGAGCCTGCTAACCGGAATTTTGAAGGACAATCAACGAGTCAGTTTGAAAATAAAAACAAGCCACCCGGATTACAAAATCTTCGCGGATGCCGATTCTTGGGGCAATGTGCGCGGGTATATCAGCGATGAATTATTGAACGCGCCTCAGGAGTATCTGCGACATATCTCGCTCGAGAAAATGATAGGCCCTAGAGGAAGCTTGCAAATTACGAAGGATATCGGTATGGGCGGCACGTTTACCGGTATCACCGATATGCCATATGGAAATATCGTCGACGACCTGTCGTATTATTTTCAGCAAAGCGAGCAAACGCCCACCTTCTTTTCTTTATCTATCGAAATGGATCATTCGGGAAGTATCGTTCGAAGCCGCGGCGTCATGGCTCAACTGCTTCCGGGGGGACCCATCGAGCTCATTGACCGTATCAAACACGATTTGCTATTCTCGAATTTCGAAGACATGCAAGCCGTGGGCAAGGAGCCCGTTCGATTGTTCTGCGGCTGCTCCAAGGACATGCTTACTCCAATGCTGCGTGCCTTGGACAAGAGAGAGCTAACGGATGCGTACGCAGAAGGCCGGTCGATCGAAATCGTCTGCCATGTCTGCGGGAAGAGCTATCAGTTTCAACCGGATGAAATTGCAGGCATATCCGGAATACAGTGA
- a CDS encoding DUF1801 domain-containing protein, which yields MAANEKTPETSGKKSTKSGRQQVLEFLNDLEHPLKEEIEEVRKIILSANDSITEHIKWNAPSFCFNNEDRITFNLQGKGFFRLVFHCGAKVKDHAMNKPLFEDTSGLLGWVTADRAIIKLTDRLDVESKRAKLTEVVTEWIKFTDTKKVV from the coding sequence ATGGCTGCAAATGAGAAGACGCCGGAAACTTCCGGCAAGAAATCAACGAAGTCCGGTCGTCAACAAGTATTGGAATTTCTAAATGATCTGGAGCATCCCTTGAAGGAAGAAATCGAGGAAGTTCGAAAAATCATTTTAAGCGCGAATGATTCCATTACTGAACATATTAAGTGGAATGCGCCGAGCTTCTGTTTCAATAATGAAGATCGTATAACCTTCAATTTACAAGGAAAAGGATTTTTTCGTCTTGTTTTTCATTGTGGAGCCAAGGTTAAAGATCATGCAATGAATAAACCTTTGTTTGAAGACACTTCAGGTTTGCTGGGTTGGGTAACCGCCGACAGAGCGATTATAAAATTAACGGATAGGCTTGACGTAGAGTCTAAGAGAGCAAAGCTTACCGAAGTTGTAACGGAATGGATAAAATTCACGGACACTAAGAAAGTTGTGTAA
- a CDS encoding aldo/keto reductase codes for MPYTASSERYDNMIYNRCGKSGLKLPAISLGLWHNFGGGDVLENGRAMLRRAFDLGITHFDLANNYGPPAGSAEETFAKIMKDDFTPYRDEMIISTKAGYYMWPGPYGEWGSRKNLIASLDQSLKRLQLDYVDIYYHHRPDPNTPLEETMAALDLIVRQGKALYVGISNYRPEETREASRILKQLGTPCLIHQPNYSMMSRWIEDGLQDVLDEEGIGSIVFSPLNKGILTDRYLNGITPDSRAAGPSVFLRPEEINEEKLSKVRQLNELALQRGQKLSQMALAWVLRRGRVTSALIGASKVSQIDDAVGALNMLEFTDEELRRIDAILK; via the coding sequence ATGCCTTATACTGCAAGCTCAGAAAGATATGACAATATGATATATAATCGCTGTGGCAAGAGCGGGTTGAAGCTGCCTGCGATTTCCCTCGGCCTGTGGCATAATTTTGGAGGCGGCGACGTTCTTGAGAATGGCAGAGCGATGCTGAGGAGAGCGTTCGACCTTGGCATTACCCATTTTGACCTGGCTAACAATTACGGTCCGCCCGCCGGTTCGGCGGAAGAAACCTTCGCGAAAATCATGAAGGATGACTTCACACCCTATCGCGATGAAATGATCATCTCCACCAAAGCCGGTTATTACATGTGGCCGGGACCTTACGGGGAATGGGGCTCGAGGAAGAACTTGATCGCCAGTCTGGATCAAAGCCTGAAACGGCTTCAGCTTGATTATGTGGATATTTATTATCATCACCGCCCGGATCCGAACACGCCGCTGGAGGAAACGATGGCCGCACTTGATCTCATCGTACGTCAAGGGAAGGCGCTATATGTCGGCATTTCCAATTACCGTCCGGAAGAAACCCGCGAGGCGTCCCGCATCCTGAAGCAGCTCGGAACGCCATGCCTGATCCATCAGCCGAACTATTCGATGATGTCGCGTTGGATCGAGGACGGACTGCAGGATGTTCTGGATGAGGAAGGGATCGGCTCGATTGTCTTCTCGCCTTTGAATAAAGGAATTTTGACGGACCGCTATTTAAATGGCATTACGCCGGATTCGCGCGCTGCCGGCCCAAGTGTATTCCTCCGTCCCGAGGAAATTAACGAGGAGAAGCTGTCCAAGGTGCGGCAGCTGAACGAGCTTGCACTGCAGCGGGGGCAGAAGCTGTCCCAGATGGCTTTGGCATGGGTGCTGCGTCGCGGCAGAGTCACTTCCGCATTGATCGGGGCGAGCAAAGTAAGTCAGATCGACGATGCGGTGGGTGCTCTGAATATGCTGGAGTTCACCGACGAAGAACTGCGCCGGATCGATGCCATCCTGAAGTAG
- a CDS encoding DUF6953 family protein, with protein MDISAQEVAEWMLNELKSTGILYQSDAVRYIKSNYGEAFVYVNDNGNESISKEVKKAFKKLHGGKAAWERDGFFWGWT; from the coding sequence ATCGATATTTCAGCACAGGAAGTAGCCGAGTGGATGTTGAATGAATTGAAATCGACGGGCATTTTATATCAAAGCGATGCTGTTCGGTACATCAAGAGTAATTACGGAGAAGCATTCGTCTATGTAAATGATAATGGCAATGAATCAATCTCCAAAGAAGTTAAGAAAGCATTCAAAAAGCTTCACGGCGGGAAAGCGGCATGGGAGAGGGATGGCTTCTTCTGGGGCTGGACATGA
- a CDS encoding extracellular solute-binding protein — protein sequence MSKTQLRYLTQFEHTGHLMKAKETFEAAHPDVEIVVEQAADNFESMRVFQTEPPDIMDSGGWWLFNQKGVFIDLLPLVKETPGLEADLNPGVMRVATKDGTLPGLPVDVSVPLILYKKQMLDEAGIPYPTEDWTWDDMMAMARKLTLRNEAGVATQFGFATGPDIENYEPFIMRNGGRYLSPDGSTARGYIDSGETVEAFRKVIEMYREHQVTRKPGEPSEAGDLHQGFALVFGFTWFTGGLEANGLGDQYGVVGLPGMPGGEEANMIYMGASGVTTKAKHPELAWAFLRHFILDQPESFRQPRTLPITRTLAEQSGMSGHRLWKRYLKELDSVQASGFYISEKWNTSRQLINEDIHKMIVDGADVRQTLKSWTRFA from the coding sequence ATGAGTAAAACACAATTGCGGTATTTGACTCAATTCGAGCATACGGGTCATCTCATGAAGGCGAAAGAGACCTTCGAAGCGGCGCATCCGGACGTGGAAATCGTCGTTGAGCAGGCGGCCGATAATTTTGAATCGATGCGGGTATTCCAAACGGAACCGCCGGACATTATGGATTCGGGCGGCTGGTGGTTGTTTAATCAGAAAGGCGTGTTCATCGATTTATTGCCGCTTGTAAAGGAGACCCCGGGATTGGAAGCCGATTTGAACCCTGGCGTTATGCGTGTGGCGACCAAGGACGGTACGCTTCCGGGGCTGCCGGTCGACGTGTCGGTGCCTCTAATTCTGTACAAGAAGCAGATGCTGGATGAGGCAGGCATTCCCTATCCGACGGAAGATTGGACATGGGATGACATGATGGCCATGGCACGCAAGCTGACGCTTCGTAACGAAGCCGGTGTCGCAACGCAGTTTGGCTTTGCCACCGGGCCGGATATCGAGAATTACGAGCCATTCATTATGCGGAACGGCGGGCGTTATTTATCACCGGACGGTTCGACGGCGCGGGGGTACATCGACAGCGGCGAAACTGTTGAGGCGTTTCGAAAGGTGATCGAGATGTACCGTGAGCATCAAGTGACACGGAAGCCGGGAGAGCCCTCGGAAGCCGGCGATCTGCATCAGGGCTTTGCGCTGGTGTTTGGTTTTACGTGGTTTACCGGCGGATTGGAAGCGAATGGACTCGGCGACCAGTATGGCGTCGTCGGGCTGCCAGGCATGCCGGGCGGTGAAGAGGCCAACATGATCTATATGGGGGCCAGCGGCGTTACGACGAAGGCGAAGCATCCCGAGCTTGCGTGGGCGTTTCTGAGGCACTTCATACTGGATCAGCCGGAGAGCTTCAGGCAGCCCAGAACGCTGCCGATTACCCGCACGCTGGCGGAACAAAGCGGCATGAGCGGGCACCGCCTGTGGAAGCGCTATTTGAAGGAGCTTGATTCCGTGCAGGCGAGCGGCTTCTACATCAGCGAGAAGTGGAACACCTCCCGCCAGTTAATCAACGAAGATATACATAAGATGATTGTGGACGGAGCGGACGTGCGGCAAACGTTGAAGTCGTGGACAAGGTTTGCGTAA
- a CDS encoding MBL fold metallo-hydrolase, whose amino-acid sequence MKAAMGVETIEIETNFRGRPELYHPTLIWDKDGAVLIDAGIPGQLPVLKEAMTRLGIPFEKLSKIIITHQDLDHIGGLPEILNAFTHKVEVLAAAEEKPFIEGSQKQLKITPEFINEISSSIPPQLPEDRRKAILDFFENPPKANVDRIIGDEEELPMFGGFTVISTPGHTPGHISLYHNQSKTLIAGDALMIENGRLVESYNCTDDALARESLKKFLAYDIDNLICYHGGILKDNVNQRVLDLINS is encoded by the coding sequence ATGAAAGCAGCAATGGGCGTCGAAACGATAGAAATAGAAACTAATTTTAGAGGAAGACCTGAATTGTATCACCCTACACTCATCTGGGATAAGGATGGAGCGGTCTTAATAGACGCAGGGATCCCAGGCCAACTGCCGGTTTTGAAAGAAGCTATGACAAGATTAGGCATCCCCTTTGAAAAGCTCAGTAAAATTATCATTACCCATCAAGATTTGGACCATATTGGAGGTTTACCGGAGATTTTGAATGCATTCACGCATAAGGTCGAGGTTCTGGCTGCCGCAGAAGAGAAGCCTTTTATCGAGGGAAGTCAAAAACAGCTTAAAATAACACCCGAATTCATAAATGAAATCAGTTCTTCGATCCCTCCTCAATTACCTGAAGACAGACGCAAGGCTATCCTTGATTTTTTTGAAAATCCTCCAAAAGCTAATGTAGATCGAATTATTGGTGACGAAGAAGAGCTTCCTATGTTCGGTGGTTTCACGGTGATTAGTACCCCAGGTCATACGCCGGGACATATCAGTCTTTACCATAATCAAAGTAAGACTCTCATTGCAGGAGATGCATTAATGATTGAAAATGGACGTTTGGTGGAGTCATACAACTGTACAGATGATGCTTTGGCTAGAGAGTCATTGAAAAAGTTCTTAGCTTACGATATTGACAACTTGATTTGTTATCATGGCGGTATTCTTAAGGATAATGTTAATCAAAGGGTCTTGGATTTAATAAATAGCTAG
- a CDS encoding AraC family transcriptional regulator, producing MAIFKYNTERPLRDDPDLYLQYWGKEDCVPGHAVGPGVRDLYKVHFIHKGRGILRIGERTYSLSPGQAFLIYPHVVTYYEADGEHPWTYSWIAFYGTEVAAALSRTRLSPENPVFPMDLKAMPGTYDQLTEALDRKGNRDFRFKAIMYDFLCALVEAVPASENGRLSPKKPDMYVHQCMEYFHAHYSENISVRQLAASLGLDRKYLSAIFKEALSVPPQQYLLNYRMEKASELLAKGCYTVGEVARSVGYQDALLFSRMFKKVKGISPKHFSAELR from the coding sequence GTGGCTATTTTCAAATATAACACGGAAAGGCCGTTACGGGATGACCCGGACTTGTATCTGCAGTACTGGGGTAAGGAGGATTGCGTTCCAGGCCATGCTGTAGGGCCGGGCGTACGCGATTTGTATAAGGTGCATTTTATCCACAAAGGCAGAGGTATTCTGCGTATCGGGGAGCGGACATATTCGTTGTCTCCCGGACAAGCCTTTCTCATCTACCCTCATGTCGTCACTTACTATGAAGCGGACGGGGAACACCCGTGGACTTATTCCTGGATCGCTTTCTACGGTACCGAGGTTGCGGCGGCGCTGTCCCGGACGAGGCTCTCACCCGAGAATCCGGTCTTCCCGATGGATTTGAAGGCAATGCCGGGCACGTACGATCAATTAACGGAAGCGCTGGATCGCAAAGGCAATCGGGATTTCCGTTTCAAAGCGATTATGTATGATTTTCTATGCGCTTTAGTGGAAGCGGTTCCGGCATCTGAGAACGGGCGATTAAGCCCCAAGAAGCCGGACATGTATGTACACCAATGCATGGAATATTTCCACGCCCATTACAGCGAAAATATTTCGGTACGGCAGTTGGCCGCTTCCCTCGGACTCGACCGCAAGTATTTATCGGCGATATTCAAAGAAGCTTTATCCGTCCCGCCCCAGCAGTATCTCCTGAATTACCGGATGGAGAAGGCTTCCGAGCTTCTTGCGAAGGGCTGCTATACCGTGGGGGAAGTGGCGCGGTCCGTCGGTTATCAGGACGCTTTGCTCTTCTCGCGGATGTTTAAGAAGGTTAAAGGTATATCCCCTAAACATTTCTCGGCAGAACTCCGATAA
- a CDS encoding MerR family transcriptional regulator, whose amino-acid sequence MSGCWKVGELAKRTGTTVRTLHHYDRIGLLSPSRMTESGHRLYTDADVVKLHHILSLKQLGFALEEIKAMIHSPSFCPEEILKLQLSRLNEQIGILVELKDRTQNILDWLHSGQPISGEQFMLVMQMIRMMQSPHFSKGLADELERRSKRTGLKKLEEINAEGQILIAEFRSCLTGGKPPDDPDVAELARRWKAQMDAYAPADAAFVQAAERYYGENPEDAAAHGMDSNLYTYIKTAVSLIEER is encoded by the coding sequence ATGAGCGGTTGTTGGAAGGTGGGGGAGCTCGCCAAACGTACGGGTACAACAGTTCGAACGCTCCATCACTATGACCGGATTGGATTGTTATCCCCATCCCGGATGACCGAATCCGGGCATCGTTTGTATACGGATGCCGACGTAGTGAAGCTCCATCACATATTGTCGCTGAAGCAATTGGGCTTTGCTCTAGAGGAAATCAAAGCGATGATTCATAGCCCTTCTTTCTGTCCGGAGGAGATATTGAAGCTGCAGCTTTCGCGCTTGAACGAGCAAATCGGCATACTGGTGGAACTGAAAGATCGTACACAGAACATACTTGATTGGCTGCACTCGGGTCAGCCGATATCCGGCGAACAGTTTATGCTCGTGATGCAAATGATAAGAATGATGCAAAGCCCCCATTTTTCGAAGGGACTTGCTGATGAGCTGGAAAGGCGGAGCAAACGGACCGGGCTTAAGAAGCTGGAGGAGATCAATGCGGAAGGACAGATTCTGATAGCCGAATTTCGCAGCTGTCTAACTGGGGGAAAGCCGCCGGATGATCCGGATGTTGCCGAGTTGGCAAGACGCTGGAAGGCGCAAATGGATGCTTACGCCCCAGCGGATGCAGCCTTTGTTCAGGCGGCAGAGCGTTATTACGGCGAGAATCCGGAAGACGCGGCTGCCCATGGTATGGACAGTAACCTTTACACTTATATCAAGACGGCCGTATCTTTGATTGAAGAACGTTAA
- a CDS encoding RNA polymerase sigma factor, with protein MEGSGQANVVAMPGQEERSLRDRELAERAKLGDTEAFGELIHSHRARARRWAENLTRDPHLADDVVQEALVKAFLHVGSLANTSRFLPWLHRIVQNQANMKLRRGGPFRRERPIGGWGERDFEGSGNVDWENLDSILTHLTKAAAMSAAHETDPAELLIRKELYETIHALLHCLNRKERGIFEAHFFRQLTPDEIAALYHTTTGSVYTYLHRSRRKLRKAHVRVLLGLPSEKGGAGMNQARMVTMPEWPPAKAALTTFVDRIGHMLAAIGDERPMSELMGLSGFAFRLKISNRTTFADGIFIFDWRETLRTFMEELGYEVTMICGQLSEAPVPLLAAAERFPVVLPIEEAVLPFIRRYVELGKPVLYFDTLATQPHVHEWALIYGYDDVKREVYVTDLMRPEGKTLSYDDLVENPLRFMAGIDGGKDNGLAYKKPREVETALRQLRFAVKYARTGCDYKPMTVYLSYTSGLAAYDRWIGFMNNPSVLPNRYGMGHLAAVYAEARRYAAEYLRTVPLKGEPMRLVLLAAEAYLQAAEALQTLSQKVPFIRSSTALPPETLAECALLLEKAKEFETAGVGYLENALNLWDQEEK; from the coding sequence GTGGAAGGATCAGGGCAAGCGAATGTCGTTGCGATGCCGGGTCAGGAGGAACGGAGCCTGCGGGACCGCGAGCTCGCGGAACGGGCGAAGCTTGGAGACACCGAAGCGTTCGGAGAGCTGATTCATTCGCACAGAGCCCGCGCCCGGCGCTGGGCGGAAAATTTGACGCGCGACCCCCATCTGGCCGACGACGTTGTCCAGGAAGCTCTCGTCAAGGCGTTTCTCCATGTCGGTTCGCTGGCGAATACAAGCCGGTTCCTGCCTTGGCTGCACCGGATTGTGCAGAATCAGGCAAATATGAAGCTGCGCCGCGGAGGTCCGTTCCGGCGGGAGCGTCCGATTGGCGGATGGGGGGAGCGGGACTTTGAAGGTTCCGGTAATGTGGATTGGGAGAACCTGGACAGCATTTTGACCCATCTGACCAAGGCGGCCGCAATGTCGGCGGCTCATGAGACCGACCCGGCGGAGCTGCTGATACGGAAGGAGCTGTACGAGACGATCCATGCTCTGCTGCACTGCCTGAACCGCAAGGAGCGGGGGATATTCGAGGCGCATTTCTTTCGGCAGCTGACACCGGATGAGATTGCCGCCCTGTACCACACGACCACAGGGTCCGTCTATACCTACCTCCACCGGTCCCGGCGCAAGCTTCGCAAAGCTCACGTCCGCGTCCTGCTTGGTCTTCCAAGCGAGAAAGGAGGAGCGGGAATGAATCAGGCGAGAATGGTTACCATGCCCGAGTGGCCGCCGGCGAAGGCAGCTTTGACCACCTTCGTCGATCGAATCGGCCACATGCTTGCAGCGATCGGCGATGAAAGACCGATGAGTGAATTAATGGGACTGTCGGGATTTGCCTTTCGTTTGAAGATCTCCAACCGGACGACATTCGCAGATGGCATCTTCATCTTTGACTGGCGGGAAACCCTTCGTACGTTCATGGAGGAGCTCGGTTATGAGGTTACCATGATCTGCGGCCAGCTCTCCGAAGCGCCGGTCCCGCTGCTAGCCGCGGCGGAGCGTTTTCCCGTCGTACTGCCGATCGAGGAAGCGGTGCTCCCATTCATCCGCAGGTATGTGGAGCTGGGAAAGCCCGTGCTGTATTTCGATACGCTCGCGACGCAGCCGCATGTCCACGAATGGGCGCTCATCTACGGCTATGACGATGTGAAGAGAGAGGTCTATGTAACTGACCTCATGCGCCCGGAGGGGAAGACGCTGTCCTATGATGACCTTGTGGAGAACCCGCTGCGCTTTATGGCGGGAATCGACGGCGGGAAAGACAACGGGCTTGCGTACAAGAAGCCGCGAGAGGTGGAGACGGCGCTTCGGCAGCTGCGCTTCGCCGTGAAGTATGCCCGTACGGGCTGCGATTATAAGCCCATGACCGTCTATTTGTCTTATACCTCGGGACTCGCCGCATATGACCGCTGGATCGGATTCATGAACAACCCCTCTGTTCTCCCGAACAGGTACGGAATGGGGCATTTGGCTGCCGTATATGCCGAAGCGAGGCGGTATGCGGCGGAATACTTGAGGACGGTACCGCTGAAAGGAGAACCGATGCGTCTGGTGCTGCTTGCTGCGGAAGCGTATTTGCAGGCGGCGGAAGCGCTGCAAACGCTAAGCCAAAAAGTGCCCTTCATCAGGAGTTCCACAGCACTTCCTCCGGAGACTCTCGCCGAGTGTGCGCTGCTTCTGGAGAAGGCCAAAGAGTTCGAAACAGCCGGAGTCGGCTATTTGGAAAATGCGTTAAACTTATGGGACCAGGAGGAGAAATAA
- a CDS encoding putative quinol monooxygenase, producing the protein MNKFAMYGKLTAHPGQRDALVKMMLEAADQLDSMEGCELYIINVSEDDPDVIWVTELWSDAEAHAESLKNENVLQLIQRCRPLIAGVEPIKVRPVGGKGI; encoded by the coding sequence ATGAACAAATTCGCAATGTATGGAAAATTAACAGCTCACCCAGGCCAGAGAGATGCTCTTGTAAAAATGATGCTGGAGGCGGCCGATCAGTTGGATTCTATGGAAGGCTGCGAATTGTATATCATCAATGTATCGGAAGACGATCCGGATGTCATATGGGTGACGGAGCTATGGTCAGATGCAGAAGCGCATGCCGAATCCCTTAAAAATGAGAATGTATTGCAATTGATTCAGCGCTGCAGACCGTTAATTGCAGGCGTGGAGCCGATAAAGGTGCGTCCGGTCGGGGGCAAAGGGATCTGA